The Patescibacteria group bacterium genome includes a window with the following:
- the radA gene encoding DNA repair protein RadA: MVEVTTQHQNKKGKENKPAKTITLDKVNLQKTPRISTGSVELDRVLGGGIVAGQVILIAGEPGIGKSTLLMQLSNKVASQYQKKVIYASGEESALQIATRAQRLKSKNERIVICESTDIDSIISTFEENRDDMQVGIVDSIQTMSTVDLSGLAGSVGQVRECAFRLVNFAKKENIPIFIVGHITKEGTVAGPAVLAHIVDTVLWFEGEKSLQLRLIRAVKNRFGPTDEVGIFEMTDKGLTSLTNADRIFLTQGAKNVSGSVVSSTMQGTRPVLVEIQSLTTPTKSAFPKRIAQGIDSKRLELIIAILIKRSSLPLYDQDVFVNVTGGIKIEENACDLAVALSIASSFYNKPFPAKTIAVGELGLLGEIREVVALEKRIKEAKRLGFENAISAKEFTYLNQAIKETIKR, translated from the coding sequence ATGGTAGAAGTAACCACACAACACCAAAATAAGAAAGGAAAGGAAAATAAACCAGCAAAAACAATTACTCTTGATAAAGTCAATCTCCAAAAAACACCAAGAATATCAACTGGAAGTGTTGAGCTTGATCGGGTTCTAGGAGGCGGAATAGTTGCTGGACAGGTAATTTTAATTGCCGGTGAGCCGGGGATCGGCAAATCAACTCTTTTAATGCAGCTTTCAAACAAAGTCGCCTCACAATATCAAAAAAAAGTCATCTATGCTTCAGGCGAAGAATCAGCCCTGCAAATTGCCACCCGCGCCCAAAGGCTAAAGAGTAAAAATGAAAGAATTGTTATCTGTGAATCAACCGATATTGACTCAATTATTTCAACTTTTGAGGAAAATAGAGATGATATGCAAGTTGGTATTGTTGACTCAATCCAAACAATGTCAACGGTTGATCTTTCAGGGCTTGCAGGTTCAGTTGGACAGGTTAGAGAATGCGCTTTCAGACTTGTTAACTTTGCCAAGAAAGAAAATATACCCATTTTTATCGTCGGACATATCACCAAAGAAGGAACTGTCGCCGGCCCTGCCGTACTTGCACACATTGTTGATACAGTTTTGTGGTTTGAGGGCGAAAAATCGCTTCAATTGAGGTTAATTAGGGCGGTTAAAAATCGTTTTGGTCCAACTGACGAGGTTGGTATTTTTGAAATGACAGACAAGGGGCTAACTTCTCTAACCAATGCAGACAGAATATTTCTAACACAGGGGGCAAAAAATGTTTCAGGAAGCGTGGTTTCTTCAACCATGCAAGGCACAAGACCTGTTCTTGTTGAAATCCAAAGCCTTACAACTCCCACCAAATCGGCCTTCCCAAAAAGAATTGCACAAGGAATTGACTCAAAAAGGCTGGAGCTTATTATTGCCATTTTGATTAAACGCTCTTCCCTTCCTCTTTACGATCAAGATGTTTTTGTTAATGTCACAGGGGGAATAAAAATAGAAGAAAATGCCTGTGATTTGGCTGTTGCTCTTTCCATCGCATCTTCTTTTTATAACAAACCATTCCCTGCCAAAACTATCGCTGTTGGAGAGCTTGGGCTTTTGGGAGAAATAAGAGAAGTTGTTGCTTTAGAAAAAAGAATTAAAGAAGCAAAAAGGCTAGGTTTTGAGAATGCAATCTCAGCTAAAGAATTTACCTATCTAAACCAAGCCATAAAGGAAACTATAAAGAGATAG